The Stenotrophomonas rhizophila genome has a window encoding:
- a CDS encoding OmpA family protein has protein sequence MIRSAPRNVALALMTAAALSACATGGSYVQSDQYGNPVDQQSRTGRNALIGTAIGVAAGLLTGDSATERRQHAMVGAGIGALAGAGVGAYQNKQERELRERTANTGIDVQRQGDNIVLNLPDGVTFDFGKSQLKPQFYGALNGVASTLNEYNQTMIEVVGHTDSIGSDAVNNKLSKERADSVAQYLTAQGVQSVRIETLGAGKAYPIADNSTDAGRAKNRRVEIRVIPLQQ, from the coding sequence ATGATCCGATCCGCACCCCGCAACGTGGCCCTGGCCCTGATGACCGCTGCCGCCCTGTCGGCCTGCGCCACCGGTGGTTCGTACGTGCAGAGCGACCAGTACGGCAACCCGGTCGACCAGCAGAGCCGCACCGGCCGCAACGCGCTGATCGGTACCGCCATCGGCGTGGCCGCCGGCCTGCTGACCGGTGACAGCGCGACCGAACGTCGCCAGCACGCGATGGTGGGTGCGGGTATTGGCGCGCTTGCCGGCGCCGGCGTGGGTGCGTATCAGAACAAGCAGGAACGTGAGCTGCGCGAGCGCACCGCCAACACTGGTATTGACGTGCAGCGTCAGGGCGACAACATCGTGCTCAACCTGCCCGATGGCGTGACCTTTGACTTCGGCAAGTCGCAGCTGAAGCCGCAGTTCTACGGTGCGCTCAACGGCGTGGCGAGCACGCTGAACGAATACAACCAGACCATGATCGAAGTGGTTGGCCACACGGACAGCATTGGTAGTGACGCGGTCAACAACAAGCTGTCCAAGGAACGCGCCGATTCGGTTGCGCAGTACCTGACCGCCCAGGGCGTGCAGAGCGTGCGTATCGAGACGCTGGGTGCCGGCAAGGCCTACCCGATCGCCGATAACAGCACCGACGCCGGCCGCGCCAAGAACCGCCGCGTGGAAATCCGCGTGATTCCGTTGCAGCAATAA
- a CDS encoding efflux RND transporter periplasmic adaptor subunit gives MTSSNSTPHRFSRRLAMAGVSILAAAVLTACSGSQAETAGPPPPQVSAAPVLVKPVSQWDDFSGRVEAVQSVELRPRVSGYIDKVNYVEGDEVKKGDVLFTIDARSYQAEYDRARAELTRARTQSTLARSESERAKKLSEQQAISTESWEQRRAAADQAGANVQAAQAALDAAALNLEFTKVRAPINGRAGRAMVTAGNLVTAGDSASVLTTLVSLDTVFVYFDADEGTFLRYAQMARKGERPSERDSELPVKVGLSGEEGFPHAGKVDFLDNQVTRSTGTIRVRALLDNADRAFTPGLFARVQLLGSGEFQAMLIDDKAVLTDQDRKYVYVVDKEGKAQRRDIQLGRTAEGLRIVQQGLAAGDRVIIDGVQKVFMPGMPVQAKAVAMQPAAAAAPVALN, from the coding sequence ATGACTTCCTCCAATTCCACTCCGCATCGCTTCTCCCGACGGCTGGCCATGGCCGGCGTGTCGATCCTGGCCGCCGCGGTGCTGACCGCGTGCAGCGGCAGCCAGGCCGAAACCGCCGGCCCGCCGCCGCCGCAGGTCAGCGCCGCGCCGGTGCTGGTCAAGCCGGTCAGCCAGTGGGACGACTTCAGCGGCCGCGTCGAGGCGGTGCAGAGCGTCGAACTGCGCCCGCGCGTGTCCGGCTACATCGACAAGGTCAACTACGTCGAAGGTGACGAAGTGAAGAAGGGTGATGTGCTCTTCACCATCGACGCGCGCAGCTACCAGGCCGAGTACGACCGCGCCCGTGCCGAACTCACCCGCGCCCGCACCCAGTCCACCCTGGCGCGCAGCGAGTCCGAGCGCGCCAAGAAGCTGTCCGAGCAGCAGGCCATCTCCACCGAATCCTGGGAGCAGCGCCGCGCCGCCGCCGACCAGGCCGGTGCCAACGTGCAGGCCGCGCAGGCCGCGTTGGATGCGGCGGCACTGAACCTGGAATTCACCAAGGTGCGCGCGCCCATCAACGGCCGCGCGGGCCGCGCGATGGTCACCGCCGGCAACCTGGTCACCGCGGGCGACAGCGCTAGCGTGCTGACCACGCTGGTCTCGCTGGATACCGTGTTCGTGTACTTCGATGCCGACGAGGGTACCTTCCTGCGGTACGCGCAGATGGCACGCAAGGGCGAGCGCCCGAGCGAGCGTGACAGCGAGCTGCCGGTGAAGGTGGGCCTGTCCGGTGAAGAGGGCTTCCCGCATGCAGGCAAGGTCGATTTCCTGGACAACCAGGTCACCCGGAGCACCGGCACCATCCGCGTGCGTGCACTGCTGGACAACGCCGACCGCGCCTTCACCCCGGGGCTGTTCGCCCGCGTACAGCTGCTCGGCAGTGGCGAGTTCCAGGCCATGCTGATCGACGACAAGGCCGTGCTCACCGACCAGGACCGCAAGTACGTGTACGTGGTCGACAAGGAAGGCAAGGCGCAGCGCCGCGACATCCAGCTGGGCCGCACCGCCGAAGGCCTGCGCATCGTGCAGCAGGGGCTGGCGGCCGGCGACCGGGTGATCATCGATGGCGTGCAGAAGGTGTTCATGCCGGGGATGCCGGTGCAGGCCAAGGCGGTTGCGATGCAGCCGGCTGCGGCGGCTGCGCCTGTTGCATTGAATTGA
- a CDS encoding efflux transporter outer membrane subunit translates to MVIRVLTAAVASALLAGCVSVGPNYQAPPAQPVVLQGAAAPVFSTTSPVASWWAQFDDPVLEQLVHDALGDNLDLRIAMARVREARAVFVEQRLDQLPHVTSGGSYDRRKQPDLTAGGERVFSETYQLGFDAGWELDLFGRQRRAAEAARADLGAEQDNLADAQVTVAAEVARNYFELRGTQKRIEVAKRTLVNLRDTQKLTETRWDLGAGSELDVQSSRARLKAIEADIPLLEVAEVQSRHRLAVLLGQRPDALDTLLEPRDAAPYAKALPLGDTTDLLRQRADVRVAERRLAAATARVGVATADLFPRISLSGFVGFLSGDASGLVNGNNKAWSVTPSISWAAFDFGTVKARLRASKAQADGAAAEYEKAVLLALEDTENALTRYAKQQARLAIVAEQAQAARRAEQLAQIRYREGSEDFLTLLDAQRTQLAADDALAAAESTVNVSVVGVYKALGGWGQQQDATPPAVAGTMR, encoded by the coding sequence ATGGTGATCCGTGTGTTGACCGCCGCCGTTGCCAGCGCGCTGCTGGCCGGCTGCGTCAGCGTCGGCCCCAACTACCAGGCACCACCGGCGCAGCCGGTGGTCCTGCAGGGCGCCGCCGCGCCGGTGTTCAGCACCACCTCGCCGGTGGCCAGCTGGTGGGCGCAGTTCGATGACCCGGTGCTGGAACAACTGGTGCACGACGCTCTGGGCGACAACCTGGACCTGCGCATCGCGATGGCGCGCGTGCGCGAAGCCCGTGCGGTGTTCGTCGAGCAGCGCCTGGACCAGCTGCCGCACGTGACCAGCGGCGGCAGCTACGACCGCCGCAAGCAGCCGGACCTGACCGCCGGTGGCGAGCGTGTCTTCAGCGAAACCTACCAGCTTGGTTTTGACGCCGGCTGGGAGCTGGATCTGTTCGGTCGCCAGCGCCGTGCCGCCGAAGCGGCGCGTGCGGACCTGGGCGCCGAGCAGGACAATCTGGCCGACGCCCAGGTCACGGTGGCCGCCGAAGTGGCGCGCAACTACTTCGAACTGCGCGGCACCCAGAAGCGCATCGAAGTCGCCAAGCGCACGCTGGTGAACCTGCGCGACACCCAGAAGCTCACCGAAACCCGGTGGGACCTGGGGGCGGGCAGCGAACTGGACGTGCAGAGCAGCCGGGCGCGGTTGAAGGCGATCGAGGCCGACATTCCGCTGCTGGAAGTGGCCGAAGTGCAGTCGCGGCATCGCCTGGCGGTGCTGCTGGGGCAGCGCCCGGACGCGTTGGACACGCTGCTGGAACCGCGTGATGCCGCACCGTATGCCAAGGCATTGCCGCTCGGCGATACCACCGACCTGCTGCGCCAGCGTGCCGACGTGCGCGTCGCCGAGCGTCGCCTGGCCGCCGCCACGGCGCGGGTTGGCGTGGCCACCGCCGATCTGTTCCCGCGGATCAGCCTGAGCGGGTTTGTCGGCTTCCTGTCCGGCGATGCCAGCGGGCTGGTCAACGGCAACAACAAGGCGTGGTCTGTGACCCCGTCGATCAGCTGGGCCGCGTTCGATTTCGGTACCGTGAAGGCGCGCCTGCGGGCCAGCAAGGCCCAGGCCGACGGCGCGGCGGCCGAGTATGAGAAGGCGGTGCTGCTGGCGCTGGAAGACACCGAAAACGCGTTGACCCGCTATGCCAAGCAGCAGGCCCGCCTGGCCATCGTCGCCGAGCAGGCGCAGGCCGCCCGGCGTGCCGAACAGCTGGCGCAGATCCGCTACCGCGAAGGGTCGGAAGATTTCCTGACCCTGCTGGATGCACAGCGCACCCAGCTGGCGGCGGATGACGCGTTGGCGGCGGCCGAGTCGACAGTGAACGTCAGCGTGGTCGGTGTGTACAAGGCGCTGGGCGGTTGGGGCCAGCAGCAGGATGCAACCCCGCCGGCGGTGGCCGGCACGATGCGGTGA
- a CDS encoding SDR family oxidoreductase codes for MNTATSKIALVTGATRGIGLETVRQLAQAGVHTLLAGRKRDTAVAEALKLQAEGLPVEAIQLDVGDAASIAAAVQEVTDRHGRLDILVNNAGILLDDPALAPSAQTLDTWRQTFDTNVFAVIAVTQAFLPLIKASPAGRIVNVSSILGSLTLHSQPGSPIYGFAVPAYNASKSAVNAWTVQLAYELREGTTKVNTVHPGYVKTDMNRGEGEIEIADGARSSVGMALIGADGPNGSFTYLGEVLPW; via the coding sequence ATGAATACCGCTACTTCCAAGATCGCCCTGGTCACCGGTGCCACCCGTGGCATCGGCCTGGAAACCGTCCGCCAGCTGGCCCAGGCCGGCGTGCACACGCTGCTGGCCGGGCGCAAGCGCGACACCGCCGTGGCCGAAGCGCTGAAGCTGCAGGCCGAAGGCCTGCCGGTGGAGGCGATCCAGCTGGACGTCGGTGATGCCGCCAGCATCGCTGCCGCCGTACAGGAGGTTACCGACCGCCATGGCCGGCTGGACATCCTGGTCAATAACGCTGGCATCCTGCTCGACGACCCCGCGCTGGCGCCGTCGGCGCAGACCCTGGACACCTGGCGGCAGACCTTCGACACCAACGTGTTCGCCGTGATTGCGGTCACCCAGGCGTTCCTGCCGCTGATCAAGGCATCGCCGGCCGGGCGTATCGTCAACGTGTCCAGCATCCTGGGCTCGCTGACCCTGCACAGCCAGCCGGGTTCACCGATCTACGGTTTCGCGGTGCCGGCCTACAACGCGTCCAAGAGCGCGGTGAACGCCTGGACCGTGCAGCTGGCCTATGAGCTGCGCGAGGGCACCACCAAGGTCAACACCGTGCACCCGGGCTACGTGAAGACCGACATGAACCGGGGCGAAGGCGAGATCGAAATTGCCGATGGCGCGCGCTCCAGCGTGGGCATGGCGCTGATCGGCGCCGACGGCCCCAACGGCAGCTTCACCTACCTGGGTGAGGTGCTGCCATGGTGA
- a CDS encoding cryptochrome/photolyase family protein, which yields MSVALVWFRRDLRLQDNPALQAALEAGHTPVPVYIHAPDEEGAWAPGGASNAWLHRSLAALDADLRARGSALVLRQGDSRAQLQALIEETGAEAVYWNRKYEPATQPRDARIKRELREQGIEATSCNGSLMFEPWDIATLQGGPYKVFTPFWRSALTRMNIPAATRLPQTLPGHAAKGVALNTLGLAPTLDWDTHFWEHWQPGETGAQEALSVFIDGALNGYRQQRDLPDRVGTSLLSPHLHFGEISPWQIVRRLEAERSASRDGDIDGYIRELGWREFSYHLLHHFPQTPEQNLNPRFANFSWAKPNATQLQAWQQGRTGVPIVDAGLRELWATGYMHNRVRMIVASFLCKHMRQHWLHGARWFWDTLVDADLANNTMGWQWVAGTGADAAPYFRIFNPVTQSQKFDPHARYITRWVPELAPLPVKARFAPWQSPSLLAELAPGYPAVPLVDLAAGREAALAAYRHTG from the coding sequence GTGTCGGTAGCTCTGGTCTGGTTCCGCCGTGATCTCCGTCTTCAGGACAACCCGGCACTGCAGGCCGCGCTGGAGGCCGGGCATACCCCGGTGCCGGTTTACATCCATGCACCGGACGAGGAGGGTGCGTGGGCGCCGGGCGGTGCGTCGAACGCATGGCTCCACCGCTCGCTGGCCGCGCTGGATGCGGACCTGCGTGCGCGCGGGTCGGCGCTGGTGCTGCGCCAGGGCGACAGCCGGGCGCAGCTGCAGGCGCTGATCGAAGAAACTGGCGCCGAGGCGGTGTACTGGAACCGGAAGTACGAACCGGCCACGCAACCGCGCGATGCCCGGATCAAGCGCGAACTGCGCGAGCAGGGCATCGAGGCGACCAGCTGCAACGGCAGCCTGATGTTCGAGCCGTGGGATATCGCCACGCTGCAGGGTGGGCCCTACAAGGTATTCACTCCGTTCTGGCGCAGTGCGCTCACCCGCATGAACATTCCGGCGGCCACCCGGCTGCCGCAGACCCTGCCGGGGCACGCTGCGAAAGGCGTGGCACTGAACACCTTGGGACTGGCGCCGACGCTGGACTGGGACACGCATTTCTGGGAGCACTGGCAACCCGGCGAAACCGGCGCGCAGGAAGCGCTGTCGGTGTTCATCGACGGTGCGTTGAACGGCTACCGCCAGCAGCGCGATCTGCCCGACCGCGTGGGTACGTCACTGCTGTCGCCGCACCTGCACTTCGGCGAAATCTCACCGTGGCAGATCGTGCGGCGGCTGGAAGCCGAGCGCAGTGCCAGCCGCGATGGCGACATCGATGGCTATATCCGTGAGTTGGGTTGGCGTGAGTTCTCCTACCACCTGCTGCACCACTTCCCGCAGACCCCCGAACAGAACCTCAACCCGCGGTTCGCGAACTTCAGCTGGGCCAAGCCGAATGCGACACAGCTGCAGGCGTGGCAGCAGGGGCGTACCGGCGTACCGATCGTCGATGCGGGGCTGCGCGAGCTGTGGGCCACCGGCTACATGCACAACCGCGTGCGGATGATCGTGGCCAGCTTCCTGTGCAAGCACATGCGCCAGCACTGGCTGCACGGCGCGCGCTGGTTCTGGGACACACTGGTGGATGCGGACCTGGCCAACAACACCATGGGCTGGCAGTGGGTGGCCGGCACCGGTGCGGATGCGGCGCCGTATTTCCGGATATTCAACCCGGTCACGCAGTCGCAGAAGTTCGATCCGCATGCGCGTTACATCACCCGCTGGGTGCCCGAATTGGCGCCGTTGCCGGTGAAGGCACGCTTCGCACCGTGGCAGTCGCCGTCGTTGCTGGCCGAGCTGGCGCCGGGCTATCCGGCGGTGCCACTGGTGGATCTGGCGGCCGGCCGCGAGGCGGCGCTGGCCGCGTATCGGCACACCGGCTGA
- a CDS encoding SDR family NAD(P)-dependent oxidoreductase: MNGTLAPEVLVLGGTGSVGQGIVAALLEAGSPVLVAGRDPGRLAALREQFADEPGLETLLGSLADDGSALALAERIAQRPRTLAAVIDAMGGPYNRGRVIDRSGDALLQALQADVMPHVHAGRRLLPLLQSEGHPRRYVLVGSPAGFKPWAGYGESSITGAATRMYAQVLHQEAQALGVRAQMLEVCNPVCTPSNAANACIEWPSALLVGRRVVSLLDNCVDNRAIVRCDTRDAELPRGLLQLDRPPAWRDIAGVA, translated from the coding sequence ATGAACGGGACACTGGCCCCCGAAGTGCTGGTGCTTGGCGGCACCGGCAGCGTCGGGCAGGGCATCGTGGCTGCGCTGCTTGAGGCCGGCAGCCCGGTCCTGGTGGCTGGCCGCGACCCGGGCCGGCTTGCAGCGCTGCGCGAGCAGTTTGCCGACGAGCCGGGGCTGGAAACGCTGTTGGGCTCGCTCGCCGACGATGGCTCGGCGCTGGCCCTGGCCGAACGCATCGCGCAGCGGCCGCGCACGCTTGCTGCGGTCATCGATGCAATGGGCGGCCCCTATAACCGCGGCCGGGTCATCGACCGCAGCGGCGATGCGCTGCTGCAGGCGCTGCAGGCCGACGTGATGCCGCACGTGCACGCCGGCCGCCGCCTGCTGCCGCTGCTGCAGAGTGAAGGCCACCCGCGCCGCTATGTGCTGGTCGGCAGCCCGGCCGGCTTCAAGCCGTGGGCCGGCTATGGCGAAAGCTCCATCACCGGCGCCGCCACGCGCATGTACGCGCAGGTGCTGCACCAGGAAGCGCAGGCCCTGGGCGTGCGCGCGCAGATGCTGGAAGTGTGCAACCCGGTGTGCACGCCGAGCAACGCCGCGAACGCGTGCATCGAATGGCCGAGCGCGCTGCTGGTCGGCCGCCGCGTGGTTTCCCTGCTCGACAACTGCGTCGACAACCGCGCCATCGTGCGCTGCGACACCCGCGATGCGGAACTTCCGCGTGGACTGCTGCAACTGGACCGACCTCCCGCCTGGCGCGACATCGCCGGTGTCGCTTGA
- a CDS encoding efflux RND transporter permease subunit, translating into MDFSRFFIDRPIFAAVLSIVIFAAGLISIPMLPIGEYPEVVPPSVVVRTVYPGANPKVIAETVATPLEEAINGVEGMMYLKSVAGSDGVLQMTVTFRPGTDPDDAAVKVQNRVAQAQARLPEDVRRQGVTTQKQSPTFLMVVHLTSPKGKYDTLYLRNYARLHVKDALARIQGVGDAQIFGGGDYAMRAWLDPDKVAARGLTASDVVRAMREQNVQVSAGQLGAEPMPNSQFLTLINAQGRLRSEQEFGDIVLKAGTDGEVVRLSDVARVELGAGDYTLRSQLDGKNAVGIGIFQAPGANALEIRDAVIGTMDEMQKTFPDDVKYEAVYDTTIFVRDSIKAVVSTLLEAIALVVLVVILFLQTWRASIIPLIAVPVSIVGTFAALYVLGFSINTLSLFGLVLAIGIVVDDAIVVVENVERNIEEGLTPLAAAHQAMKEVSGPIVAIALVLCAVFVPMAFLSGVTGQFYKQFAVTIAISTVISAINSLTLSPALAARLLKPHDAPKDGPTRIIDRLFGWVFRPFNRFFKSSSEKYERGVSKILGRRGAVFLVYAVLLVATGFIFKVVPPGFIPTQDKLYLIAGVKLPEGSSIARTDEMLRKVARIAQETEGVAHTISFPGLNALQFTNTPNTGVAFIPLKPFNERHGRTAAEINAEINQKIAGLQEGFAFAMMPPPILGLGNGNGYQMFIEDRGNLGYGALQTAVSQMQGAVAQTPGMAFPITSYQANVPQLDAEVDRVKAKAQGVQLTELFDTLQTYLGSSYVNDFNEFGRTWQVIAQADGQFRNSVEDIGKLRTRNDRGEMVPIGSMVTVKETYGPDPVLRFNGYPAADLAGEADPRLLSSAEAMNNLTEIAAKVLPVGMTTEWTDLSYQQATQGKAAFIVFPVAILLAFLVLAALYESWSLPLAVILIVPMTLLSALFGVWLTGGDNNVFVQVGLVVLMGLACKNAILIVEFARELEMGGKGIVEAALEACRLRLRPIVMTSIAFIAGTIPLVVSHGAGAEVRSVTGITVFAGMLGVTLFGLFLTPVFYVALRKFVSRNGGGKLVTHGESTLHH; encoded by the coding sequence ATGGACTTTTCCCGTTTCTTCATCGACAGGCCGATTTTCGCGGCGGTGCTGTCGATCGTGATCTTCGCCGCCGGCCTGATCTCCATACCCATGCTGCCGATCGGCGAGTACCCCGAAGTGGTGCCGCCCTCGGTGGTGGTGCGCACCGTGTACCCGGGTGCGAACCCGAAGGTGATCGCCGAAACCGTGGCCACCCCGCTGGAAGAGGCGATCAACGGCGTTGAGGGCATGATGTACCTCAAGTCGGTGGCCGGTTCGGACGGCGTGCTGCAGATGACCGTCACCTTCCGCCCGGGCACCGACCCGGACGATGCGGCGGTGAAGGTGCAGAACCGCGTGGCCCAGGCCCAGGCACGCCTGCCGGAAGATGTGCGGCGGCAGGGTGTGACCACCCAGAAGCAGTCGCCCACCTTCCTGATGGTGGTGCACCTGACCTCGCCGAAGGGCAAGTACGACACCCTGTACCTGCGCAACTACGCCCGCCTGCACGTCAAGGACGCGCTGGCGCGCATCCAGGGCGTGGGCGACGCGCAGATCTTCGGTGGCGGCGACTACGCCATGCGTGCCTGGCTGGACCCGGACAAGGTGGCCGCGCGCGGCCTGACCGCCAGCGACGTGGTGCGCGCCATGCGCGAACAGAACGTGCAGGTCTCGGCCGGCCAGCTCGGCGCCGAGCCGATGCCCAACAGCCAGTTCCTGACCCTGATCAATGCCCAGGGCCGCCTGCGCAGCGAGCAGGAGTTCGGTGACATCGTGCTCAAGGCCGGTACCGACGGTGAAGTGGTGCGGCTGTCCGACGTGGCCCGGGTGGAACTGGGTGCCGGCGATTACACCCTGCGCTCTCAGCTGGATGGCAAGAACGCGGTGGGCATCGGTATCTTCCAGGCCCCGGGTGCCAACGCGCTGGAGATCCGCGATGCGGTGATCGGCACGATGGACGAGATGCAGAAGACCTTCCCGGACGACGTCAAGTACGAAGCGGTGTACGACACCACCATCTTCGTGCGCGACTCGATCAAGGCGGTGGTCTCCACGCTGCTGGAAGCCATCGCGCTGGTGGTGCTGGTGGTGATCCTGTTCCTGCAGACCTGGCGCGCCTCGATCATTCCGTTGATCGCCGTGCCGGTGTCCATCGTGGGTACGTTTGCCGCGCTGTACGTGCTGGGCTTCTCGATCAACACGCTGAGCCTGTTCGGGCTGGTGCTGGCGATCGGCATCGTGGTCGATGACGCGATCGTGGTGGTGGAAAACGTCGAACGCAACATCGAAGAAGGTCTGACCCCGCTTGCCGCGGCGCACCAGGCCATGAAGGAAGTGTCCGGCCCGATCGTCGCGATCGCGCTGGTGCTGTGTGCGGTGTTCGTGCCGATGGCATTCCTGTCCGGTGTGACCGGCCAGTTCTACAAGCAGTTCGCCGTCACCATCGCCATCTCCACGGTGATCTCGGCGATCAACTCGCTGACCCTGTCGCCGGCCCTGGCCGCGCGCCTGCTCAAGCCGCATGACGCGCCCAAGGATGGCCCCACCCGCATCATCGACCGCCTGTTCGGTTGGGTATTCCGTCCGTTCAACCGCTTCTTCAAGTCCAGCTCGGAGAAGTACGAGCGCGGCGTGTCGAAGATCCTCGGTCGTCGTGGTGCGGTGTTCCTGGTGTATGCGGTGCTGCTGGTCGCCACCGGTTTCATCTTCAAGGTGGTGCCGCCGGGCTTCATCCCGACCCAGGACAAGCTGTACCTGATTGCCGGTGTGAAGCTGCCGGAAGGGTCGTCCATTGCCCGTACCGATGAAATGCTGCGCAAGGTGGCCAGGATCGCCCAGGAAACCGAGGGCGTGGCGCACACCATTTCGTTCCCGGGCCTGAACGCGCTGCAGTTCACCAACACGCCCAACACCGGCGTGGCGTTCATTCCGCTCAAGCCGTTCAACGAGCGCCATGGTCGCACCGCTGCCGAGATCAACGCCGAGATCAACCAGAAGATCGCCGGGCTGCAGGAAGGCTTCGCCTTCGCGATGATGCCGCCGCCGATCCTGGGCCTGGGCAACGGCAACGGCTACCAGATGTTCATCGAAGACCGCGGCAACCTGGGCTACGGTGCGTTGCAGACGGCGGTGAGCCAGATGCAGGGTGCGGTGGCGCAGACCCCGGGCATGGCCTTCCCGATCACCAGCTACCAGGCCAACGTGCCGCAGCTGGATGCCGAAGTGGACCGGGTCAAGGCCAAGGCGCAGGGCGTGCAGCTCACCGAGCTGTTCGACACCCTGCAGACCTACCTGGGTTCGTCCTACGTCAACGACTTCAACGAGTTCGGTCGTACCTGGCAGGTGATCGCCCAGGCCGACGGCCAGTTCCGCAACAGCGTGGAAGACATCGGCAAGCTGCGTACCCGCAACGACCGTGGCGAGATGGTGCCGATCGGTTCGATGGTGACCGTCAAGGAAACCTACGGCCCCGACCCGGTGCTGCGCTTCAACGGCTACCCGGCCGCGGACCTGGCCGGCGAAGCCGACCCGCGCCTGCTGTCGTCGGCCGAAGCGATGAACAACCTGACCGAAATCGCCGCCAAGGTGCTGCCGGTGGGCATGACCACCGAATGGACCGACCTGAGCTACCAGCAGGCCACCCAGGGCAAGGCCGCCTTCATCGTGTTCCCGGTGGCGATCCTGCTGGCGTTCCTGGTGCTGGCCGCCTTGTACGAGAGCTGGTCGCTGCCGCTGGCGGTGATCCTGATCGTGCCGATGACGCTGCTGTCGGCCCTGTTCGGCGTATGGTTGACCGGCGGTGACAACAACGTGTTCGTGCAGGTGGGCCTGGTGGTGCTGATGGGCCTGGCGTGCAAGAACGCGATCCTGATCGTCGAATTCGCCCGCGAGCTGGAAATGGGCGGCAAGGGGATCGTGGAAGCCGCGCTGGAAGCGTGCCGCCTGCGTCTGCGTCCGATCGTGATGACCTCCATCGCGTTCATCGCCGGCACCATCCCGCTGGTGGTGTCGCACGGCGCCGGTGCGGAGGTGCGCTCTGTGACCGGTATCACCGTGTTCGCCGGCATGCTCGGTGTGACCCTGTTCGGCCTGTTCCTGACCCCGGTGTTCTACGTGGCGCTGCGCAAGTTCGTCAGCCGCAATGGCGGCGGCAAGCTGGTCACCCACGGCGAATCCACCCTGCATCACTGA
- a CDS encoding LysR family transcriptional regulator — translation MAHDLNDTLIFVKVVEQGSFIAAANALGLPKTTVSRKVQELETRLGARLLHRTTRRLGLTEAGSVYHEHCQRIARELEEAEGAVNQLQSGPRGWLRFTVPYSIGITWIAPLLGQFHAQYPEIQLDMHLGNEKLDLIAGEADLALRVGALPDSNLVARKLGSLRTQVFASPAYIERYGEPLHPDELQFHRILAMRKARNLNNNRFFWQLGENGGDLRDFPVNPLLVANDPSALNGALVCGEGLLLTGDVMAKPFIESGMVRRVLAGWTGPEVDFNAVFAGGRLVSPKVRAFVDFLVEKLNFDANYMLAQCPAAKLAKQQQKEAEAELQETGKRILETVTA, via the coding sequence ATGGCCCACGATCTCAACGACACGCTGATCTTCGTCAAGGTGGTCGAGCAAGGCAGCTTCATCGCCGCTGCCAACGCGCTCGGCCTGCCCAAGACCACCGTCAGCCGCAAGGTGCAGGAACTGGAAACGCGCCTGGGCGCACGCCTGCTGCACCGGACCACGCGCCGGCTGGGCCTGACCGAGGCCGGCTCGGTGTACCACGAACATTGCCAGCGCATCGCGCGCGAGCTGGAAGAGGCCGAAGGCGCGGTCAACCAGCTGCAGTCCGGCCCACGCGGCTGGCTGCGCTTCACCGTGCCCTATTCGATCGGCATCACCTGGATCGCACCGCTGCTGGGGCAGTTCCACGCCCAGTACCCGGAGATCCAGCTGGACATGCACCTGGGCAACGAAAAGCTCGACCTCATCGCGGGCGAAGCAGACCTGGCGCTGCGCGTGGGCGCCCTGCCCGATTCGAACCTGGTGGCGCGCAAACTGGGCAGCCTGCGCACGCAGGTGTTCGCCAGCCCCGCCTACATCGAACGCTACGGCGAGCCGCTGCACCCGGACGAACTGCAGTTCCACCGCATCCTGGCGATGCGCAAGGCCCGCAACCTCAACAACAACCGGTTCTTCTGGCAGCTGGGCGAGAACGGCGGCGACCTGCGCGATTTCCCGGTCAATCCGCTGCTTGTGGCCAACGATCCGTCGGCGCTGAATGGCGCGCTGGTCTGCGGTGAGGGGCTTCTGCTTACCGGCGATGTGATGGCCAAGCCGTTCATCGAATCGGGCATGGTGCGCCGTGTGCTGGCGGGCTGGACCGGCCCGGAAGTGGACTTCAACGCGGTATTCGCCGGCGGCCGGCTGGTGTCGCCGAAGGTGCGCGCGTTTGTCGATTTCCTGGTGGAAAAGCTCAACTTCGACGCCAACTACATGCTGGCCCAGTGCCCGGCGGCGAAGCTGGCCAAGCAGCAGCAGAAGGAAGCCGAAGCGGAGCTGCAGGAGACCGGGAAGCGGATCCTGGAGACGGTGACCGCCTGA